aagaagaaaaacttgtATTTAGAAAGATAAGTTGGTCTGGCCCTGTAAGCTGATAATACATAATTGAAACAGAGAGGGAAATTAGAAAGTCAGTGTCTTCCTCTAATTTACAAAATGTGTCATTAGTCAAGTGTCTTAATTATTAATTTCCACAAAAGGCACTGACACTAAATGAAAATAGTTACTTCCATAGTTATATATCTGTAAGCTACATACTAATGACTCGATCTGAAATATTTCATGCTGGTTCAGGAATATTACTATGAACAGTTGGCAAATAAAAGCCAAAGACTAGATTGCTATACTTTTATCAAAACCTTACACAAAATGATATAACAGGAAGTCAAATAGCCATCATTGATCGCTATTGATTCAAAATCAATATAAAAAGttagtgcatttttttctgctcctaTGATAATTACTGGTCAGTGGATACAAGAAAGTAATAAACAGTAACAATATAAATGCAATCACTTTCCACTCAAATTTTTCTCCTTCCCCAAAATTTGTTTGTAATGACTCAGTACTACGGTACTATTCCTTCTGTTTGACTTGTCAATATATCTGACCTGTTTGGCCAAGATGGCTGATACCATGGCCACTTGTGCGTTTGACTGCTGGCTGGCCTGAAGtggagattttattttttgctgagAAATTTGGTGCTGATGTTGATTATTCACTTGTGACAGTTGTTGAGGAGGTGGCAGCTGAGTAGCAGGTAAATCTTTGCTCCTGGTGCAAATGGCTCGGCTGCTGGTGATGCTGTTGTAGATGCTGCTGCAGAGAGGAGATTGCATTGAGATCGCTGACAGGCGAGAGCAAGACAAGCTGACCTGTGCGAGGGTGAGAGGCATACAGATACCTGGGTGTGGAGGTTGCCATGCTGACAGGTAAGCGAAGAGCCTGGAATGGATGCTGCATGTCCACTGTCCCTGCTGTTATCAAAGTCACTAGTGGATCATTAACCATGCTAGCACCAGCACTGGTGTGGTGTTGCCACCTACGTTGGATGGGGTGGAAACATTAACCGGAGCTGAACTGCCAACTGGTGCAgcaccacaaacagaaaagctAGAACTGTCACTGGAGGAGGGGATGGCTGCTGGGCATGTTTCACCACTGTTTGCTGGATGCTGGTTCGAAGACACTGGAGGCAGGACTGTGGACAAGATCTGATACCTGGACCCCacataaaatcatttaatgTAATGTTCCACTTCACAAATTCCCTGCTTGgatattctctcttttttctctccatctctttcctATGTTAGATTATTGTGTCAGGCAAAcacaatttcacacacacagaagattCATACACAATTATGCATAAATTTACACATTGAATAGCACAGGAAGATGTGACCTTGGAATGATTTGTTCTTGAACTATACTACCCTGAAGCACATTTAACCATTGACCTCCAAGGACTGATTATGAAGGTTCTGCTATGGACTGGAAGCATTGTGGGAACCTGTAATTGACTGATAATCTATGGTTATGCTAGGGTTGTTGATAAGGAGTGATCCCTGGGGTGTGGATGCTACCTTTGGTACAAAATTAAGGCTGCTTCCCCCCAATTTTTCTCTAGCATATTTATACCCACCAGCTGCAGTCGTTGCCAGGGATACAAGGGCTAAGACTTTGAATAGGACTGCCTTGAGGCAAGAGGGGAGGCAGCAGGCCATGAACCATGGAGTCTCCATTTCGTGCAGCCAAGGTCATGTAGCCCGCCACCGTGCAGGTGCTTCTCTCTGCTTGCTCAGTCTTGATACTAGAAGTTGCTGGATCTACAGGCTGTGACTTGATGCCTGCTCTAAGATTGTTGTGCTCCCTGTACAGCATGCCAAACCAATCACACTTAAGTGGCCCATAATAGTAAATCTCTTCCTTTAACTCCCTCACCCGAAAGATTTCAGTCAGTTTTAAAACTTGCAGAACTCGGAAGaggtgtagttttttttttaatggatttatACTACATTTGACACATCCTTATCCAAACGACCGGAATCAATTTCTTAAGTGAAAGCATAAGAAACATCTTCCATCCCATTTTCACCTTCCTCTTGTATTCAGGGGGAAATATAACAAATTTACAATCTGGATATTTTACTGTCGatttggataattttttttttaatggattggGGCATTATTATTGTTTCGAAACGGATTATAGTATAAATGCTAACTCACTGCGGTTGGTCCCTTCCCACTGCCGCTTGTGTAGACGTCTCTGTTGAGGTGGTGTCTTCCGCTCCTATGCTGCTTCCATCAGTAGACTGTATGGATTCTGCCTTTGCGCTCTGTTCATACGGCatctttttcctgtcttcttgGCTTCTGGATGAATCTATAGCAAGTTTCTGGCCAATCATGTGTTTCTCTTTAGCGCATGTGTTTGTGCTTTCAACTGTCAGCGCTTCTTGTACTCCCTGTATTTTGTTCTGTGTGGGGGATTTATCCAGTGAACATAATTTTTTGGCTGGAGGACATGGGGAACACTCAAATGCTGGTGTGCTGCCATCTAAAGTGTTGAAATCTCCATCCCCTTTTGATGTAAAAGGAAAAGCTAGTTTTAATTCTGCAGAAAAGCTCTGACTGTGTAAAGGCGACAACCGAAAGGTTTGCTGCCCACAGGCTGAAGTGATCTGTGCCACTTCATTGGACTCTTCCGTATGGTCAGGTGAGATGGCCCGAGTCAGGGAGGAATTAAAAGAAGCTGAAGTTGTCTGACTGGTATCATAATCTTCTAGCACCAGAGTTTCCTCGGCTGAAGAATACAGCTTTCTCTTTGCTTTAGGCATCTGAATAATAAGACAATCAAGTGAGTGTAATGCAATTTTAACATAATCCAGCAGATACTTAAGTGTGTCTTTGTTTAAAACTAACAcataatattttgctttgattAACTGCAGatgctctttttttctcaatcttttaAGTTGTAATAAACCCTGGTGTATTCTAATTTAGTTTAATACAAACCTTGTGATGGGCATA
This is a stretch of genomic DNA from Pomacea canaliculata isolate SZHN2017 linkage group LG3, ASM307304v1, whole genome shotgun sequence. It encodes these proteins:
- the LOC112560846 gene encoding mucin-12-like, yielding MPKAKRKLYSSAEETLVLEDYDTSQTTSASFNSSLTRAISPDHTEESNEVAQITSACGQQTFRLSPLHSQSFSAELKLAFPFTSKGDGDFNTLDGSTPAFECSPCPPAKKLCSLDKSPTQNKIQGVQEALTVESTNTCAKEKHMIGQKLAIDSSRSQEDRKKMPYEQSAKAESIQSTDGSSIGAEDTTSTETSTQAAVGRDQPQEHNNLRAGIKSQPVDPATSSIKTEQAERSTCTVAGYMTLAARNGDSMVHGLLPPLLPQGSPIQSLSPCIPGNDCSWYQILSTVLPPVSSNQHPANSGETCPAAIPSSSDSSSFSVCGAAPVGSSAPVNVSTPSNVGGNTTPVLVLAWLMIH